The DNA region CAAAAACCTCACGCGCTGCTCGAAGTATTTCCCGGCGACGAAATCGCTGAATTATCTCCTTTTTGGTTAATCTCTCTTCACCGTTTTTATTTGCCATAGTCACCTCTTTTTGACTGACTGTTCAGTCAAAAAAACGACTATTCAATTGTAAATATTTAAACTCAAAAAAGAAAAAAGTCAAGAGGAAAAAATCTTTTTCCTTCTCAGAAAATCGGGGGAGAAAGTTTGTTATTGCGTAAGTTATCTTACAGTCTAAACTGGAAAATAGATTTATAAATGAAGCAGCTGTGGCTAAAACGAATCCCTCCTACCGATGAATATCGGCCGGTCGGAGGAAAAGAAGCCGGCCGGCCGATCCTCTCCCTTCATCCTCCCTCCTTTTTTCTTTTTATAAAAAAATTAAGGAGGGAAGATACCTCCCTCCCAAGACTGAGTAAAAGCTAATGCTTCACTTTCTTCTTGCCATCTCTCTAACCTCGGGATAAGAGATAAACCCACCTCGCTCAAGTTGGGAAAGGAAGAAGCTCAACCGATCGTAAACCGGCTCTACCCTCTCCCCAAAATGGGAGCGAAGTCTTTCGGCTATCTCCCTTACCGTTGTTTTGCCATCACATGCCTTCCACACCAGGGTTCCTATAACATCCAACTTCACCCGGTAGTACGGGTTCTTCAACCGGGGGAGAAGCCACTTTCTAAGCAAGGGGAAACGGAACCGGGGAATAACGAGGGAAACGCATTCCCCATCACCCTCCCATTCGCAGGAGCGAACCGGTTTAAGATCGAGAAGGTTTATCTCACTCACCCTCTGCCCTTTTAAGGGGAATGCTGGTTAAGAGATACGCGAGGAGACCAAACACAATGAGCCCGGGCCAAGCAGCGGTACTTATCGAGGGTAACTCTATACCAGCAACCACCAAAGCGGCAATCACTATCCCGGTAAGTGCTTCTCCAGCAATGAAACCAGAGGCAAGAAGGATACCAGTATTATCCACTCTCTCCTTGGCTTCGGCAGAAAGTCCTCTCTTCTCTTCCATTACCTGGACGATGTACTTGATAATACCACCAACAAATATCGCCGCCGTGGTCTGGAAGGGAAGATACATACCAACAGCGATGAGCATTGGAGAGGGAGCCTTGATCAATATTAACCCGATGGAAAGTACCATCCCCACAAAGACGAGGGGCCAAGCCATCTCACCGCCAACAATGCCTTTAGAAAGCATCGCCATCAACCCTGCCTGAGGAGCAGGAAGTTCTGGCCCACCTATCCCCCCTGGCGTACCCTGGTGAAGAATATTCAAGGGAACAACCATAACCAGCGCTGCTGCAATAACCCCGAGGATAACCCCGATCTCCATCTTCCAGGGGGTACCACCTAAGATATGCCCTACCTTGAGGTCCTGCATAATGTCTCCAGCAACACCAGAAGAACAACAGACAACGGCAGCAACACCAAGCACTGCCGCTATCCCGAGAGAACCCTTAACTCCGATAAGAACCATTAGAAGAGCAGCTACGATCAGGGTAGAAAGGGTGAGCCCGGAGATGGGGTTGTTCGAACTCCCAATTAAACCAACGAGGTATCCCGCTACCGCAGCAAAAAGGAACCCAGCGATGGTCATAACGATAGCGGCGACAATCGCTCCTCCAACACTCTGGCAGAAGTGATAATAGATGAACCCAATAGGGATGACCAAAGCGATGATGAAGAAAACAACCCAGTTATAGGGAAGGTCCTTTTCCAGCCGTGAAACCTCTGATACCTCACCTGCCCTCACCTTTCTCATATCCCTTATGGCGCGAGCAATCCCTGCGGTTAACGACTTCCTCATCGTGAACAAGGTGTAGAAGGCGCCAACAAGCATCGCTCCTACCGCCAGTGGCCTAACCTGAGAGAACCAAACCGAATTGGCGATATCGACCAACCCCGTGGGAACATAACCCACATCTCCCCTTAAGGGATAGTTGAGCAATCCGGTGAGATTTCGGTCAATGAACATAAGGAGAGGAACAAGGAGAAGCCAGCCGAGCACACCACCAGAAAAGACGATCGAGGCAAGGCGCGGTCCGATGATATAACCCACTCCAA from Acidobacteriota bacterium includes:
- a CDS encoding PqqD family protein; the encoded protein is MSEINLLDLKPVRSCEWEGDGECVSLVIPRFRFPLLRKWLLPRLKNPYYRVKLDVIGTLVWKACDGKTTVREIAERLRSHFGERVEPVYDRLSFFLSQLERGGFISYPEVREMARRK
- a CDS encoding oligopeptide transporter, OPT family → MAAKEFKPYVPAETSLREFTFKAVFVGMIMSIVLGAANAYLGLKAGMTVAATFPAAVIAMAALRPFKGTILEENICRTTAAVGEALVAGAIFTIPAFLLAGVWTTLKYWESTALMLIGGVLGVLFVIFLRRILIEDTTLPFPESVACAEIVKAGQKGQTGASYVFGALGLAALIEFFKNSSGVQLFRESVGYFFKFSKSKIQMLTGGGAPLGKAGAYGGGVFLRTPAASPALIGVGYIIGPRLASIVFSGGVLGWLLLVPLLMFIDRNLTGLLNYPLRGDVGYVPTGLVDIANSVWFSQVRPLAVGAMLVGAFYTLFTMRKSLTAGIARAIRDMRKVRAGEVSEVSRLEKDLPYNWVVFFIIALVIPIGFIYYHFCQSVGGAIVAAIVMTIAGFLFAAVAGYLVGLIGSSNNPISGLTLSTLIVAALLMVLIGVKGSLGIAAVLGVAAVVCCSSGVAGDIMQDLKVGHILGGTPWKMEIGVILGVIAAALVMVVPLNILHQGTPGGIGGPELPAPQAGLMAMLSKGIVGGEMAWPLVFVGMVLSIGLILIKAPSPMLIAVGMYLPFQTTAAIFVGGIIKYIVQVMEEKRGLSAEAKERVDNTGILLASGFIAGEALTGIVIAALVVAGIELPSISTAAWPGLIVFGLLAYLLTSIPLKRAEGE